The Halobacillus amylolyticus nucleotide sequence GAAACGATCAGTCATTTGCCCACTTGTAAGGCTTCCCATAACGGCTCCAATTCCAAAAAATGTAACAGCTAATGAAACTTCTGAGGTTGTAAATTTGTTTAGTGAGTAGAGTGCTGCTCCGAGGTAAACATAGAGGGCATACATGGAGATAGCCCAGATTGTTGTTACACTGACCGAACCAAGTATTCTAGCCATATTCCCCTTTATAACTTTTCTTCCTGAAGGGATTCTCGGAATTGATTCCCATGTTTTAAAATTGATAACCACTAAAATTGCTCCCATCAAGGCCATTGCTAGAAATACGAATCGCCAGCCAAGCAAATGCTCCAATAATGCCCCTACAGGAGCACCTGCCCACAAAGCCATTAAATGTCCAGATACAACTATGGACAGCCAAGCCCCTCGTCGATCTGAAGGAGCAACATCACCGATAATAGCGTAAATCAAAGGTGTGATCGAAGCGACGGACAAACCAGCCAAGATTCGACTGCCGATTAACCATGAAAATGAAGGAGCAAGACCTGTCAAAATATTGGCAAGCACGAACAGGAACAAGCCTAGTATAATAAAATATCTTCGCCCTTTTTTATCAGAAATCCAACCGAAGAAAGGAGCTGAAACAGCGTAGGTTATCGCAAAGACGGTTACCATCCACCCTGCCTCAGCAGAGGTAATATGATATTCTTGGGAAATAAAGGGTAACAGAGGGGAGACTACAAACAAATCTGTCCCCATCAAAAACAAGGTAATCCAGCCAACTGTCAAACGTATTCTGCTTGAATTATCCATCACCTATCCCCCTGAGAAGCAGTTTTTTATATGTTATTCGCTTGGGGATGGAAATGGTTTCATTATTTGAAAATGAATGTCCGTCGTGCAGATAATTTAATTCGGCTGTTTATAACAATTGAATGTTAGTGAAAATAGAGTATATTTTTTGAGTCTCTTATGCTCATATTTGGCTTATTTCTAAGTTTAATGTATAAAAAGCACTTTTTAGTATTTAGATTTATTGTTTTTAATAAATAGAAATGAGCGCTATCGTATAAATACAATAGTGCTCATTGCCATTGACCGAGTCATTTATTTGTTTCTTTAAAGACTCCCTTTGTTATATCATGATCGATTGTTGTCCATCAGTTTGTCGATGATACCATACTCCCCTAAGTTCGTTTGTTCTATGACATACGGTATGAAATTAGACATGGCCATACTCCTTTCTATATTGCAATTGGTAAATCTCTTCTTAGACCTTCTACCAGTGACAATATGGTCGATAACTCTACCTGATAAAACGGGATAAACAGGGTACTCCCATCTATTGTTGTGATGGAAACTAACACATAGGAAGAGCCTTCTCCTGAAATTGTTTGAAATAATGACTGCTGACCATGCTCTGTTTGAGAACCTTCAGTCGACATTTGAGGCTGTTGTATTTCTTTTTGATAAAGCTGTACGAAAGTGAAAGGATCCTCATTACGTAGTCCCACTACGTAGGG carries:
- a CDS encoding MFS transporter, whose amino-acid sequence is MDNSSRIRLTVGWITLFLMGTDLFVVSPLLPFISQEYHITSAEAGWMVTVFAITYAVSAPFFGWISDKKGRRYFIILGLFLFVLANILTGLAPSFSWLIGSRILAGLSVASITPLIYAIIGDVAPSDRRGAWLSIVVSGHLMALWAGAPVGALLEHLLGWRFVFLAMALMGAILVVINFKTWESIPRIPSGRKVIKGNMARILGSVSVTTIWAISMYALYVYLGAALYSLNKFTTSEVSLAVTFFGIGAVMGSLTSGQMTDRFGESVISKVTLALLSIVLIVLGVFFSSGGWIYLILFLWALVGYAGFTSYQARLAADFQEHRGTAFAWNNTALYIGITLGSIIGSYVVANWGYSLLPFISSGAAAISFVMSTHKLSISSRLEEVK
- a CDS encoding RNA polymerase sigma factor, with the protein product MIQHLIWFTRLLKLLEELSPKQRLAMLLVEGFGLTTRETADMISETEGSVKASLHRARKKIKHTRLDRWFYTLEEDETLPYVVGLRNEDPFTFVQLYQKEIQQPQMSTEGSQTEHGQQSLFQTISGEGSSYVLVSITTIDGSTLFIPFYQVELSTILSLVEGLRRDLPIAI